In Corallococcus silvisoli, one DNA window encodes the following:
- a CDS encoding response regulator encodes MAPRILVVDDNQELLSLLTQLFEDAGYEVVGASRGKQAIEAARAHPPGCAVLDILLPDMMGYHLADTLRKDNPQLPLLFITGVFKGGKHATEARQKYQAAGYFEKPFEAQKLLEAVAKVLPAEKKVPAASLQDAFEVELDIDVEEEGPQDAMELTGRIKVTGGGNLTAEIRGANLTATPMQKVPSTQVRAPTPGRPPDPLPVGAGSPGSRRGELKDNLPSLLTAFYLSRETGELGIQRGKVKKVVYFENGTPVFALSNLLADRFGQFLVRVGKIKPEQLQDASAVAAQSHRRTGDVLVERALLKDTERLYYVGQQVKAIIYSLFSWEEGTYVMSFKEKASSESIKLDVHPANLIVRGIKKLYKPERLRRLLQPEDRLIPAVAPAYGLNEVELERWEAELLPKIDGNRVVAELLAFANRPEHVVHGFLVSMMALGILDKR; translated from the coding sequence ATGGCGCCTCGAATCCTCGTCGTGGACGACAACCAGGAGCTCCTCTCCCTCCTCACGCAGCTCTTCGAGGATGCAGGGTACGAGGTGGTGGGTGCCAGCCGTGGCAAGCAGGCCATCGAGGCCGCGCGCGCGCATCCGCCCGGGTGTGCCGTCTTGGACATCCTGCTGCCGGACATGATGGGCTACCACCTGGCGGATACGCTGCGGAAGGACAACCCCCAGCTGCCGTTGCTCTTCATCACCGGCGTCTTCAAGGGCGGCAAGCACGCCACCGAGGCGCGCCAGAAGTACCAGGCCGCCGGCTACTTCGAGAAACCCTTCGAGGCCCAGAAGCTGCTGGAGGCGGTGGCCAAGGTGCTGCCCGCGGAGAAGAAGGTCCCCGCCGCCTCCCTCCAGGACGCCTTCGAGGTGGAGCTGGACATCGACGTGGAGGAGGAGGGCCCACAGGACGCCATGGAGTTGACCGGCCGCATCAAGGTCACGGGCGGGGGCAACCTCACGGCGGAGATCCGCGGCGCCAACCTCACCGCCACGCCCATGCAGAAGGTGCCCTCCACCCAGGTGCGGGCCCCCACGCCGGGTCGTCCGCCGGATCCACTGCCGGTGGGCGCGGGCTCCCCGGGCAGCCGCCGCGGTGAGCTGAAGGACAACCTGCCCTCGCTGCTCACCGCCTTCTACCTGTCGCGTGAGACGGGAGAGCTGGGCATCCAGCGCGGGAAGGTGAAGAAGGTCGTCTACTTCGAGAACGGCACCCCGGTGTTCGCGCTCTCCAACCTGCTGGCGGACCGCTTCGGGCAGTTCCTGGTGCGCGTGGGGAAGATCAAACCCGAGCAGCTCCAGGACGCGTCCGCCGTCGCCGCGCAGAGCCACCGCCGCACCGGGGACGTGCTGGTGGAGCGCGCCCTGCTGAAGGACACGGAGCGGCTGTACTACGTGGGACAGCAGGTGAAGGCCATCATCTACTCGCTCTTCTCCTGGGAGGAGGGCACGTACGTGATGAGCTTCAAGGAGAAGGCCTCCTCGGAGTCCATCAAGCTGGACGTGCACCCGGCGAACCTCATCGTCCGGGGCATCAAGAAGCTCTACAAGCCGGAGCGCCTGCGCCGCCTGCTCCAGCCCGAGGACCGGCTCATCCCCGCCGTCGCCCCCGCCTATGGCCTCAACGAGGTGGAGCTGGAGCGCTGGGAGGCGGAGCTGCTGCCGAAGATCGACGGCAACCGCGTGGTGGCGGAGCTGCTCGCGTTCGCCAACCGCCCGGAGCACGTCGTCCACGGCTTCCTGGTGTCGATGATGGCCCTGGGCATCCTGGACAAGCGGTAG
- a CDS encoding class I SAM-dependent methyltransferase, which produces MRLGLKADNLLERVADFLNLAPQPLAHAFFGMMASRTLMAGARLGVYAALADGAATAEALAARLKTSTEGMRALLEALIACEVVELQRGRFRLAPRARRWLDPRSPQAITSFLEFNYAQWDWWGQLESAVKSGQSVDIHQFAPEDPRWRDYIQAMYQLARLASPEVAAAIPLPRGARHLLDLGGAHGWYAAELCRMHRGLKATVVDLEGSVRVGRDIIAQAGLSHRVTHREGDVLHAELGGPYDGVLLFQVMHHLTPAQNVALLRRVRGAMVSRGTLAVLEYLREERDTQGTSAPLIGLHYFLTSGAAAYTPAEVEGFLDDAGFRVQSTRPIRHLPLQTLLIAQPE; this is translated from the coding sequence ATGCGGCTGGGCCTCAAGGCGGACAACCTCCTGGAGCGGGTGGCGGACTTCCTCAACCTGGCCCCGCAGCCGCTGGCGCACGCCTTCTTCGGGATGATGGCCTCGCGCACGCTGATGGCGGGCGCGCGCCTGGGCGTCTACGCGGCGCTGGCGGACGGCGCGGCGACCGCGGAGGCGCTGGCGGCGCGGCTCAAGACGAGCACCGAGGGCATGCGGGCGCTCCTGGAGGCGCTGATCGCCTGCGAGGTGGTGGAGCTGCAGCGGGGCCGCTTCCGGCTGGCGCCCCGTGCGCGGCGGTGGTTGGACCCGCGCTCTCCGCAGGCCATCACCTCGTTCCTGGAGTTCAACTACGCCCAGTGGGACTGGTGGGGGCAGCTGGAGAGCGCGGTGAAGAGCGGGCAGTCGGTGGACATCCACCAGTTCGCTCCGGAGGATCCGCGCTGGCGCGACTACATCCAGGCCATGTACCAGCTGGCGCGGCTGGCCTCACCGGAGGTGGCCGCGGCGATTCCGCTGCCCCGGGGCGCCCGGCACCTGTTGGACCTGGGCGGCGCGCATGGCTGGTACGCGGCGGAGCTGTGCCGGATGCACCGGGGGCTGAAGGCCACGGTGGTGGACCTGGAGGGCAGCGTGCGCGTGGGGCGGGACATCATCGCCCAGGCGGGGCTGTCGCACCGGGTGACGCACCGGGAAGGGGACGTGCTGCACGCGGAGCTGGGCGGGCCGTATGACGGCGTGCTGCTGTTCCAGGTGATGCACCACCTGACGCCCGCGCAGAACGTGGCCCTCCTGCGGCGCGTGCGCGGGGCGATGGTGTCCCGGGGCACGCTGGCGGTGCTGGAGTACCTGCGCGAGGAGCGGGACACGCAGGGCACCTCCGCGCCGCTCATCGGGTTGCACTACTTCCTCACGTCCGGGGCGGCGGCGTACACGCCCGCGGAGGTGGAGGGCTTCCTGGATGACGCGGGGTTCCGGGTGCAGAGCACGCGGCCCATCCGCCACCTGCCGCTGCAGACGTTGCTCATCGCGCAGCCGGAGTAG
- a CDS encoding AAA family ATPase, which yields MESAAPAPLPPSDATPEDLRAVEELAQARSAIVEQIEKRVVGQRDVVEHLLISLFSRGHCLFVGVPGLAKTLLISTLADVLNLSFNRIQFTPDLMPSDITGTDILEEDKTTGRRSFRFMQGPLFANIILADEVNRTPPKTQAALLQAMQEYRVTAGGRTYPLELPFLVFATQNPIEQEGTYPLPEAQLDRFMFLVDVGYPSAEEEVQIVKSTTAGAPPKLEKILSPERILALQELVRRVPVPDHVVRYAVELVRHTRPKEPGVPDFVAKNVSWGAGPRASQYLVLAAKARAILNGRFVATVEDVRALARPVLRHRVLPNFTAESDGITSVKLIDQLLTVVKG from the coding sequence ATGGAAAGCGCCGCCCCCGCCCCACTCCCCCCGTCCGACGCCACCCCCGAGGACCTGCGCGCCGTCGAGGAGCTTGCCCAGGCCCGCAGCGCCATCGTCGAGCAGATTGAAAAGCGCGTCGTCGGCCAGCGCGACGTGGTGGAGCACCTGCTGATTTCGCTCTTCAGCCGCGGCCACTGCCTCTTCGTGGGCGTCCCCGGGCTCGCCAAGACGCTGCTCATCTCCACGCTGGCGGACGTGCTCAACCTGTCCTTCAACCGCATCCAGTTCACGCCGGACCTGATGCCGTCGGACATCACCGGCACGGACATCCTGGAAGAGGACAAGACCACCGGGCGCCGCTCCTTCCGCTTCATGCAGGGCCCCCTGTTCGCGAACATCATCCTCGCGGACGAGGTGAACCGCACGCCGCCCAAGACGCAGGCCGCGCTGCTCCAGGCGATGCAGGAGTACCGCGTCACCGCCGGCGGCCGGACGTACCCCCTGGAGCTGCCCTTCCTCGTCTTCGCGACGCAGAACCCCATTGAACAGGAGGGCACCTATCCCCTCCCCGAGGCGCAGCTGGACCGCTTCATGTTCCTGGTGGACGTGGGCTACCCCTCCGCCGAGGAGGAGGTGCAGATCGTCAAGAGCACCACCGCGGGCGCGCCTCCGAAGCTGGAGAAGATCCTCTCCCCCGAGCGCATCCTCGCGCTGCAGGAGCTGGTGCGCCGCGTGCCGGTGCCGGACCACGTGGTGCGCTACGCGGTGGAGCTGGTGCGCCACACGCGCCCCAAGGAGCCGGGCGTGCCGGACTTCGTGGCGAAGAACGTGTCGTGGGGCGCCGGCCCCCGCGCCAGCCAGTACCTGGTGCTCGCGGCCAAGGCGCGCGCCATCCTCAACGGCCGCTTCGTGGCCACGGTGGAGGACGTGCGGGCGCTGGCGCGGCCCGTGCTGCGCCACCGCGTGCTGCCCAACTTCACCGCGGAGAGCGACGGCATCACGTCGGTGAAGCTCATCGACCAGCTCCTCACGGTGGTGAAGGGCTAG
- a CDS encoding BatA domain-containing protein — translation MTFGNPWFLLGALGALIPVLVHLFDRRRPRAHPFGPLAFVLRSQKRTASRLKLKRLLLYALRTLILLAIPLALARPEFTRDAQAATLTRGPAATAIILDASLSMRWSDGTSNFEKGRDEARDALKDLLPEEPATVMVCTGSPEAPPAPGFDRARLRALVDEAKPTSGAADLSRCLDLAARALEENPMPGKRLVVVSDMAASGFRLEAPPPTVKGPTGAMVKPEVVLRDVASGRESLDNHALVDLRVEPALQAGPRAYQFTFTVRNFGAKPAKDLEAAVRVGESTLAKGFLDVPAGGTTQKTLTVRFPQGGTVVGAVTLTPDALADDDQRAFVLPVPRGLKALVVNGAPHATRYRDEAFFVDAALTSPGSPVDVAVRDAEVGLREDFSAYDLVLLLNTSAPSEEEAAKLTAFVENGGGLFVSVGDHVNPEAYNQRLGTLLPRPLRLVRTSAEREDPDADTKTAKLAQVKVDHPLFAPFTGRAEEGLIGARFYKYMLLEADSPSAPGTSQVLATYEDGAPAVAVARRGKGRVALFTSTVDRDWSDFAIRTSFLPLMQRFAAYLTGSLEEREEVRVRVGESVTLRPEGTQKVSAVRAPDGSELPVKAQPDGSFVAGPTVQPGVHTVLGAEGKPVAALDFAATLDPAESDLTRVPQDTLTAYFGEDTVKASTGDSDKPSVPLWTWLILAACLAFFFEGTLLRK, via the coding sequence GTGACGTTCGGCAACCCGTGGTTCCTCTTGGGCGCGCTGGGTGCGCTCATCCCGGTGCTGGTGCACCTGTTCGACCGGCGCCGGCCGCGGGCGCACCCCTTCGGGCCGCTGGCCTTCGTGCTGCGCAGCCAGAAGCGCACGGCGAGCCGGCTCAAGCTGAAGCGGCTGCTGCTCTACGCGCTGCGCACGCTCATCCTGCTGGCCATTCCCCTGGCGCTGGCGAGGCCGGAGTTCACCCGGGACGCGCAGGCGGCCACGCTGACGCGCGGCCCCGCCGCCACGGCCATCATCCTGGACGCCTCGCTGTCCATGCGCTGGTCGGACGGCACGTCGAACTTCGAGAAGGGCCGCGACGAGGCGCGCGACGCGCTCAAGGACCTGCTGCCAGAAGAGCCCGCCACGGTGATGGTGTGCACGGGCTCGCCGGAGGCGCCTCCGGCCCCGGGCTTCGACCGCGCGCGCCTGCGGGCGCTGGTGGACGAGGCGAAGCCCACCTCCGGCGCGGCGGACCTGTCCCGCTGTCTGGACCTGGCCGCGCGGGCGCTGGAGGAGAACCCGATGCCGGGCAAGCGCCTGGTGGTGGTCTCCGACATGGCGGCCTCCGGCTTCCGGCTGGAAGCGCCGCCGCCCACGGTGAAGGGCCCCACGGGCGCGATGGTGAAGCCGGAGGTCGTGCTGCGCGACGTGGCGTCGGGGCGCGAGTCCCTGGACAACCACGCGCTGGTGGACCTGCGGGTGGAGCCCGCGCTCCAGGCGGGGCCGCGCGCGTACCAGTTCACGTTCACGGTGCGCAACTTCGGCGCGAAGCCCGCGAAGGACCTGGAGGCCGCGGTGCGCGTGGGCGAGTCCACGCTGGCCAAGGGCTTCCTGGACGTGCCGGCGGGTGGCACGACGCAGAAGACGCTCACGGTGCGCTTCCCCCAGGGTGGCACGGTGGTGGGCGCGGTGACGCTGACGCCGGACGCGCTGGCGGACGACGACCAGCGGGCCTTCGTGCTGCCGGTGCCGCGCGGCCTGAAGGCGCTGGTGGTGAACGGGGCGCCGCACGCGACGCGTTACCGGGACGAGGCCTTCTTCGTGGACGCGGCGCTCACGTCACCCGGCTCGCCGGTGGACGTGGCGGTGCGCGACGCGGAGGTGGGGCTGCGCGAGGACTTCAGCGCGTATGACCTGGTGCTGCTGCTGAACACGTCCGCCCCCTCCGAGGAAGAGGCCGCGAAGCTCACCGCCTTCGTGGAGAACGGCGGCGGCCTGTTCGTGAGCGTGGGCGACCACGTGAACCCGGAGGCGTACAACCAGCGGCTGGGGACGTTGCTGCCCCGCCCGCTGCGCCTCGTGCGCACGAGCGCCGAGCGGGAGGACCCCGACGCGGACACGAAGACGGCGAAGCTGGCGCAGGTGAAGGTGGACCATCCGCTGTTCGCGCCCTTCACGGGCCGCGCGGAGGAGGGGCTCATCGGGGCGCGCTTCTACAAGTACATGCTGCTGGAGGCGGACAGCCCGTCCGCGCCGGGCACCAGCCAGGTGCTGGCCACGTACGAGGACGGGGCGCCGGCGGTGGCCGTGGCGCGCCGGGGCAAGGGGCGCGTGGCGCTGTTCACCAGCACGGTGGACCGCGACTGGAGCGACTTCGCCATCCGGACCAGCTTCCTGCCGCTGATGCAGCGCTTCGCCGCGTACCTCACCGGCTCCCTGGAGGAGCGCGAGGAGGTGCGCGTGCGCGTGGGCGAGTCGGTGACGCTGCGCCCCGAGGGCACGCAGAAGGTGAGCGCGGTCCGCGCGCCGGACGGAAGCGAGCTGCCGGTGAAGGCGCAGCCGGACGGCTCGTTCGTCGCGGGCCCCACGGTGCAGCCCGGCGTGCACACGGTGCTGGGCGCGGAGGGGAAGCCCGTGGCCGCGCTGGACTTCGCCGCCACGTTGGACCCGGCGGAGAGTGACCTGACCCGCGTGCCGCAAGACACGCTGACCGCCTACTTCGGCGAGGACACGGTGAAGGCCTCCACGGGGGACTCGGACAAGCCCTCGGTGCCGCTGTGGACGTGGCTCATCCTGGCCGCGTGCCTGGCGTTCTTCTTCGAGGGCACGCTGCTGCGCAAGTAG
- a CDS encoding DUF58 domain-containing protein — protein sequence MALLDAQTLSRLQGVKLRARAVMEGVLSGLHKSPHQGQSVEFAEHKEYAPGDELRHLDWKAYGKFDKYYVKRFEHETNLRAVMVVDASASMGYQSGALSKLEVAKTLAGALSYLLVRQQDAAGLALMVGGAFRDVPPRASAGHLNVLLDALEHTEAKGPTDLGSAADHLAEVLPRRSTVIVLTDLLDERQEALKRVLALRQRKNDVAVFHLVDPAELTFPFDDPTLFLDMEGEGRVEVNPREIKQSYLEEFGAFLADVKAKCAEADVDYELVRTDERLDEVLLRFLGRRGRRR from the coding sequence ATGGCGCTGCTCGACGCCCAGACGCTGTCCCGCCTCCAGGGAGTGAAGCTGCGCGCCCGCGCGGTGATGGAGGGCGTGCTGTCCGGCCTCCACAAGAGCCCGCATCAGGGCCAGAGCGTGGAGTTCGCCGAGCACAAGGAGTACGCCCCCGGCGACGAGCTCCGGCACCTGGACTGGAAGGCCTACGGCAAGTTCGACAAGTACTACGTCAAGCGCTTCGAGCATGAGACGAACCTGCGCGCGGTGATGGTCGTGGATGCGTCCGCGTCCATGGGCTACCAGAGCGGCGCGCTGTCCAAGCTGGAGGTCGCGAAGACGCTCGCGGGCGCGCTCAGCTACCTGCTCGTGCGGCAGCAGGACGCGGCGGGCCTCGCGCTGATGGTGGGCGGGGCGTTCCGCGACGTGCCGCCCCGCGCTTCGGCCGGGCACCTCAACGTGCTGCTGGACGCGCTGGAGCACACGGAGGCGAAGGGCCCCACGGACCTGGGCAGCGCGGCGGACCACCTGGCGGAGGTGCTGCCCCGGCGCTCCACGGTCATCGTGCTGACGGACCTGCTGGACGAACGGCAGGAGGCGCTGAAGCGGGTGCTGGCGCTGCGGCAGCGCAAGAACGACGTGGCGGTGTTCCACCTGGTGGACCCCGCGGAGCTGACGTTCCCCTTCGACGACCCCACGCTCTTCCTGGACATGGAGGGCGAGGGCCGCGTCGAGGTGAACCCGCGCGAAATCAAGCAGAGCTACCTGGAGGAGTTCGGCGCGTTCCTCGCGGACGTGAAGGCGAAGTGCGCCGAGGCCGACGTGGACTACGAGCTGGTGCGCACCGACGAGCGGCTGGATGAGGTGTTGCTGCGCTTCCTGGGCCGCCGAGGGAGGCGCCGGTGA
- a CDS encoding MXAN_6627.5 family MYXO-CTERM protein gives MSSLFSRIFPAGFLAGFLLLSPLTATAQSQSDAGRDDPNSPEGDDNTGRVPTNCRSSSDCAPRFSCAAGTCKYTGVRQAETQGCLLGPEAALMVLGIAAVAGSRRRR, from the coding sequence ATGTCCTCCCTCTTCTCGCGCATCTTCCCGGCAGGGTTCCTGGCCGGGTTCCTCCTCCTCTCCCCCCTGACAGCCACCGCCCAGTCCCAGTCGGACGCGGGACGGGACGACCCAAACTCCCCGGAGGGCGACGACAACACCGGGCGAGTCCCCACCAACTGTCGCAGCAGCAGCGACTGCGCGCCGCGCTTCAGCTGCGCCGCGGGCACCTGCAAGTACACCGGCGTCCGCCAGGCGGAGACGCAGGGGTGTCTGCTGGGGCCGGAAGCAGCGCTGATGGTGCTGGGCATTGCCGCCGTGGCAGGCTCGCGCCGCCGCCGGTAG
- a CDS encoding Kelch repeat-containing protein, with translation MRGVKRRSPALVLGLALAVMACGGQSREEGSAHLVAMIQSASADSITQVTVNVSGPGMAPVSGSLSRVGSSWSGTLSAIPVGTGRDFTAKAFDAGGVLRFEGQALGVTIGTGQTTVLLTLQDLEPPPPFDNDAPRISSLIVSSSTVAPGGSITLTAVAKDPNAGDTLTYAWTAPSGTFSAAASAATTWTAPSVEGPVILTLTVRDSQGAEARLGVTLMVTIPTGQAQVQASFNLWPQVTRITASETAVGVGGTTVATALVMDADGDGLSYLWTAGCEGTWTNATKATASFTPSAVPPAAEDCNRCPLTLTVRDGRGGVGTGTLRICVGPQDTLRFHPEIVGTSPTTATVVATSRMTFGVTAWDAQSSPLTFHWTAGGGTFEPPVADGTSSEAVWLPPACIAQGAQPTVVATVENALGLSTAKTFTVTGLPACAYSGWSSAGTLGSARTYVSAAVLPSGRVLAAGGYTVGEGDMAAKPVAELYDPATRAWAATGSMGVGRREHTLTTLPSGKVLAVGGYTRLTDVPLATAELYDPATGSWTPTGSMALGRFGHGAVLLPTGEVLVVGGVVGKANGGSPTDTVELYNPVTGTWRSTGKLSVSRRLHAVALLPSGQVLAAGGVSGAGLPLGPAELYDPATGAWTAAGTLVQPRSSHTLTVLASGQVLAATGTNKTQLVSVAELYDPATRSWRAVGKMLQGRTRAVSTLLPSGRVLVAGGSSVFGTTTATGLSEVFDPSSGLWTATSSLGRPRMEPGAVLLPSGQFMVVGGFAGFSLSAAELYTE, from the coding sequence ATGCGAGGAGTGAAGAGGCGGTCGCCTGCCCTGGTGCTGGGGCTGGCGCTGGCGGTCATGGCCTGTGGGGGACAGTCGCGCGAGGAGGGGAGCGCGCACCTGGTGGCGATGATCCAGTCCGCGAGCGCGGACAGCATCACCCAGGTCACCGTGAACGTGAGCGGGCCTGGGATGGCGCCTGTTTCAGGCTCCCTCTCCCGGGTGGGAAGCAGTTGGAGCGGCACGCTGTCCGCCATTCCCGTAGGCACTGGCCGCGACTTCACCGCGAAGGCGTTCGACGCCGGGGGCGTGCTCCGCTTCGAGGGCCAGGCGCTGGGCGTCACCATTGGGACCGGGCAGACGACGGTGCTCCTCACCCTGCAGGACCTGGAGCCCCCGCCGCCCTTCGACAACGACGCGCCGCGCATCAGCTCGCTCATCGTGTCCTCCAGCACCGTCGCGCCGGGAGGAAGCATCACGTTGACGGCCGTGGCCAAGGACCCCAACGCGGGGGACACGCTGACGTATGCGTGGACGGCGCCGTCGGGCACCTTCAGCGCCGCGGCCAGCGCCGCCACGACCTGGACGGCGCCCTCGGTGGAGGGGCCCGTCATCCTCACGCTGACGGTGCGCGACTCGCAGGGCGCGGAGGCCCGGCTGGGCGTCACCCTGATGGTGACGATCCCTACGGGGCAGGCGCAGGTCCAGGCCTCCTTCAACCTGTGGCCCCAGGTGACGCGCATCACCGCGTCCGAGACGGCGGTGGGCGTGGGGGGAACGACGGTCGCCACGGCCCTGGTGATGGACGCGGATGGGGACGGGCTTTCGTACCTGTGGACCGCGGGCTGCGAGGGCACCTGGACGAATGCCACGAAGGCCACCGCGTCCTTCACGCCCAGCGCGGTTCCTCCCGCGGCGGAGGATTGCAACCGCTGCCCGCTGACCTTGACGGTGCGGGACGGGCGGGGCGGCGTGGGGACCGGGACGCTGCGCATCTGCGTGGGCCCCCAGGACACCCTTCGCTTCCACCCGGAGATTGTCGGCACGTCGCCCACCACGGCCACGGTGGTGGCCACTTCCCGGATGACCTTCGGGGTGACGGCGTGGGACGCGCAGTCCAGCCCGCTCACGTTCCACTGGACCGCGGGGGGCGGCACCTTCGAGCCGCCTGTGGCGGATGGCACCTCGAGCGAGGCCGTGTGGCTGCCGCCGGCCTGCATCGCCCAGGGCGCTCAGCCCACCGTCGTCGCCACCGTGGAGAACGCCCTGGGGTTGTCCACGGCGAAGACCTTCACGGTGACGGGGCTGCCGGCCTGCGCGTATTCCGGTTGGAGCTCCGCGGGCACGCTGGGCTCCGCGCGGACGTACGTCAGCGCGGCGGTGCTGCCCTCGGGGCGGGTGCTGGCGGCGGGGGGCTACACCGTGGGCGAGGGGGACATGGCGGCGAAGCCCGTCGCGGAGCTGTACGACCCGGCGACGCGCGCCTGGGCGGCGACGGGCAGCATGGGCGTGGGGCGCCGTGAGCACACGTTGACGACGCTGCCATCGGGGAAGGTGCTGGCGGTCGGTGGCTACACCCGCCTTACCGATGTGCCCCTGGCCACGGCGGAACTCTACGACCCTGCGACGGGGAGCTGGACGCCGACGGGCAGCATGGCGTTGGGCCGCTTCGGGCATGGCGCGGTGCTGCTGCCGACCGGGGAGGTCCTGGTGGTGGGGGGCGTGGTGGGCAAGGCCAACGGTGGAAGCCCGACGGACACCGTGGAGCTCTACAACCCGGTGACGGGGACGTGGCGTTCCACGGGCAAGCTGTCCGTGAGTCGCCGGCTGCATGCCGTGGCCTTGCTGCCCTCCGGTCAGGTGTTGGCGGCGGGAGGTGTCTCGGGGGCGGGGCTCCCGCTGGGCCCGGCGGAGCTCTATGACCCCGCGACGGGAGCGTGGACGGCCGCGGGGACCCTGGTCCAGCCCCGGTCGTCGCACACCCTGACGGTGCTCGCGTCGGGGCAGGTATTGGCCGCGACGGGGACGAACAAGACGCAGCTCGTCAGCGTGGCGGAGCTGTACGACCCGGCGACCCGGTCCTGGCGCGCAGTGGGAAAGATGCTCCAGGGCCGCACCCGAGCCGTGTCGACGCTGCTGCCGTCGGGACGGGTGCTCGTCGCGGGCGGCAGCTCCGTGTTCGGGACGACCACCGCGACAGGCCTGTCCGAGGTGTTCGATCCCAGCTCGGGGCTGTGGACCGCCACGTCGAGCCTGGGGCGGCCCCGCATGGAGCCCGGGGCCGTGCTGCTGCCATCGGGACAGTTCATGGTGGTGGGGGGCTTCGCTGGCTTCTCCCTCTCCGCCGCGGAGCTGTACACCGAGTAG
- the nagZ gene encoding beta-N-acetylhexosaminidase, with protein MVGFPGTRIDADLAALMDDGLYGAILFKRNVGTAAETAALCHELKVRAGRPFILSVDQEGGRVARLRGEPFTALPPMRELGQRGDEALAERVGRLLAHELRAVGFDWDFAPVLDVDTNPANPVIGDRSFSRDPAEVGRLGVALAKGLEAGGVASCGKHFPGHGDTTTDSHLTLPRLPHDLERLRRVELVPFHAFAKAGLASLMTAHVLFDALEQGVPATMSRRALHDLLREEVGFHGVLVSDDLEMKAIADHYSVAEAAVQGTLAGVDLFLVCHKADVQRTAIEALVKAVESGRVPRERIAEAHRRLDALAARFAHPAEDRLATLGDAEHRALAQGLASAFTGKDPTEVMLASR; from the coding sequence ATGGTGGGCTTTCCTGGCACCCGCATCGACGCCGACCTCGCGGCGCTGATGGACGACGGCCTCTACGGCGCCATCCTCTTCAAGCGCAACGTGGGCACGGCGGCGGAGACCGCGGCGTTGTGCCACGAGCTGAAGGTGCGCGCGGGCCGGCCCTTCATCCTCTCCGTGGACCAGGAGGGCGGCCGGGTGGCGCGGCTTCGCGGCGAGCCCTTCACCGCCCTGCCCCCCATGCGCGAGCTGGGACAGCGCGGCGACGAAGCCCTGGCGGAGCGCGTGGGCCGGCTGCTCGCGCACGAGCTGCGCGCCGTGGGCTTCGACTGGGACTTCGCGCCGGTGCTCGACGTGGACACCAACCCGGCCAACCCGGTGATTGGCGACCGCAGCTTCAGCCGGGACCCGGCGGAGGTGGGCCGGCTGGGCGTGGCGCTCGCGAAGGGCCTGGAGGCAGGGGGCGTGGCGTCGTGCGGGAAGCACTTCCCGGGACATGGAGACACGACGACGGACAGCCACCTCACCCTGCCCCGCCTGCCGCACGACCTGGAGCGCCTGCGCCGCGTGGAGCTGGTGCCCTTCCACGCCTTCGCGAAGGCGGGGCTCGCGTCGTTGATGACGGCGCACGTGCTCTTCGACGCGCTGGAGCAGGGTGTCCCCGCGACGATGAGCCGCCGCGCGCTGCACGACCTGCTTCGCGAGGAGGTGGGCTTCCACGGGGTGCTCGTCAGCGACGACCTGGAGATGAAGGCCATCGCGGACCACTACTCCGTGGCGGAGGCCGCGGTGCAGGGCACGCTCGCGGGCGTGGACCTGTTCCTCGTGTGCCACAAGGCGGACGTGCAGCGCACCGCCATCGAGGCGCTGGTGAAGGCGGTGGAGTCCGGCCGCGTCCCGCGCGAGCGCATCGCCGAAGCGCACCGGCGCCTGGACGCGCTCGCCGCCCGCTTCGCCCACCCCGCCGAGGACCGGCTCGCCACGCTGGGCGACGCGGAGCACCGCGCCCTCGCGCAGGGCCTCGCCAGTGCGTTCACCGGCAAGGACCCCACGGAGGTCATGCTCGCGTCGCGCTGA
- the bcp gene encoding thioredoxin-dependent thiol peroxidase produces the protein MPMPQAGDKAPGFSLPDQSGATVSLSQFKGRHVVLYFYPKDATPGCTTEACDFRDEHSALVKAGAVVLGVSPDSVASHQKFATKQGLPFSLLADPEHALADAYGVWGEKSLYGRKFMGLIRATFLIGPEGKVVRAWPKVKVAGHVAEVLATLQQPSGAAAAPKAPAAKQAPAAVTKPAAVKAPAAKKAPAKAPAAKKAPAKAAARKGTRA, from the coding sequence ATGCCCATGCCCCAAGCAGGTGACAAGGCCCCCGGCTTCTCGCTCCCCGACCAGAGCGGCGCCACCGTCTCCCTCTCACAGTTCAAGGGGCGGCACGTCGTCCTCTACTTCTACCCGAAGGACGCGACCCCCGGCTGCACCACGGAGGCGTGCGACTTCCGCGACGAGCACTCCGCGCTGGTGAAGGCCGGCGCGGTGGTGCTGGGCGTCTCTCCGGACAGCGTCGCGAGCCACCAGAAGTTCGCCACGAAGCAGGGCCTGCCCTTCTCGCTGCTGGCGGACCCCGAGCACGCGCTGGCGGACGCGTACGGCGTGTGGGGGGAGAAGTCCCTCTACGGCCGCAAGTTCATGGGCCTCATCCGCGCGACCTTCCTCATCGGGCCGGAGGGCAAGGTCGTCCGCGCGTGGCCCAAGGTGAAGGTGGCCGGACACGTCGCCGAGGTCCTGGCCACGCTCCAGCAGCCCTCCGGCGCGGCTGCGGCGCCCAAGGCTCCGGCGGCGAAGCAGGCCCCGGCGGCGGTGACGAAGCCAGCGGCTGTCAAGGCGCCGGCGGCGAAGAAGGCTCCGGCGAAGGCCCCGGCGGCGAAGAAGGCTCCGGCGAAGGCCGCGGCCCGGAAGGGGACCCGCGCCTGA